In the genome of Myxococcus stipitatus, one region contains:
- a CDS encoding WD40 repeat domain-containing protein: MTFDLQTLTELSTLEHLVSTQGVEALLAAFDTALVQTPADARVPKAEGPTVSARTLRLLRRAVELDADFLREHPEALFQSLYNRLRWYDAPDAAAHYDTQGPGPWENPDAHLHRLAALWRQQREAAGGAAWVESLRPLSGSLDGGDLSLSHDERVEAVAFSPCGKKLATTSSSDEKNIHLWDVATGKCLRVLEGHDIGEILGLAWSPDGRKLASGSRSHDARVWDVETGELLYDFPKQEGRVTSVAFSPDGKVLAVGNLGWRVHLFDMESGEKIRTLKGHQQSVLCVAFHPSGRQLASAASDDTVRIWDMTTGAQVASIATNATPRSIAFSPDGERLAYSVLEGVAIAETRHWTPVEGLWGRMGCGDIAWLGTTHLAMLAPREVLVLDAHTRDTVWSRTYYPSTAGNALAFSPDRKHFALTESTRVLVSEIHAQPPPTLKSQGQPVKDLLGAPEAACLIVKQSTQNSVVDARGQVREFSDSSMGGGQKSWSMNRDGTLAAFPIVNFHEEPRRRAIQLFDLVSLTPAKELTAKPLEGRDTASRMLQENVVAFSPDGALLAGTVELGVVRLWSIPEGRLLHTLKGPANPVTTLEFTPDGALLLTGLAEASHLLVHDVKTGALVHNTKVALKPTPTYAVATAAPRLAVGRSSGELALFELPTGTSRFIQVSNETVVAVAISSDGTRVAASDMDSCVHVYDATTGDELYQVPHPELPYTLAIEAPFLVTMSEDHHVRFFDLATGAPRADVEASTDPQDVIRRRYWEGLGDGPVAFHRRMDPTPFAHFQDAMEACYILRDGIAVGQGRTQKDFLYVLRIHEATSKA; this comes from the coding sequence GAGTGCCCAAGGCAGAAGGTCCCACCGTGAGCGCGAGGACGCTCCGGCTCCTGCGCCGCGCCGTCGAGCTCGACGCCGACTTCCTCCGCGAGCACCCCGAGGCCCTCTTCCAGAGCCTCTACAACCGCCTGCGCTGGTACGACGCCCCCGACGCCGCCGCCCACTACGACACGCAGGGCCCGGGTCCCTGGGAGAACCCCGACGCCCATCTCCACCGCCTCGCGGCGCTGTGGCGACAACAGCGTGAGGCGGCGGGAGGCGCCGCGTGGGTGGAGTCCCTGCGGCCCTTGAGCGGCTCACTGGACGGTGGGGACCTGTCCTTGTCCCATGACGAGCGGGTGGAGGCGGTGGCCTTCAGCCCCTGCGGGAAGAAGCTCGCGACCACGTCCAGCTCGGATGAGAAGAACATCCACCTCTGGGACGTCGCCACGGGGAAGTGCCTCCGGGTCCTGGAGGGCCATGACATCGGAGAGATCCTGGGCCTCGCCTGGAGCCCGGATGGAAGGAAGCTCGCGTCGGGCTCGCGCTCCCATGACGCCCGCGTGTGGGACGTGGAGACCGGCGAGCTCCTGTATGACTTCCCGAAGCAGGAAGGCCGGGTGACCTCCGTGGCCTTCAGCCCCGACGGCAAGGTGCTCGCCGTGGGCAACCTCGGCTGGCGCGTCCACCTGTTCGACATGGAGTCGGGCGAGAAGATCCGCACGCTCAAGGGGCATCAACAGTCCGTGCTGTGTGTCGCCTTCCACCCCTCGGGCCGGCAGCTCGCCTCGGCGGCTTCGGACGACACGGTGCGCATCTGGGACATGACGACGGGCGCCCAGGTCGCGTCCATCGCCACCAACGCCACCCCTCGCTCCATCGCGTTCAGCCCCGATGGAGAGCGGCTGGCCTACTCAGTGCTCGAGGGTGTCGCCATCGCGGAGACGCGGCACTGGACTCCGGTGGAAGGGCTGTGGGGGAGGATGGGCTGCGGGGACATCGCCTGGCTGGGGACGACCCACCTCGCCATGCTCGCGCCCCGAGAGGTGCTGGTGCTGGACGCCCACACCCGCGACACGGTGTGGTCGCGGACCTATTACCCGAGCACCGCGGGGAACGCCCTGGCCTTCTCGCCGGACCGCAAGCACTTCGCGCTGACGGAGTCGACCCGCGTGCTGGTGAGCGAAATCCACGCGCAGCCACCGCCGACCCTCAAGAGCCAGGGGCAGCCCGTGAAGGACCTGCTCGGCGCCCCGGAGGCCGCGTGCCTCATCGTCAAGCAGTCCACGCAGAACAGCGTCGTCGACGCCCGAGGACAGGTGCGCGAGTTCTCCGACAGCAGCATGGGCGGAGGCCAGAAGTCGTGGAGCATGAACCGGGACGGCACGCTCGCCGCGTTCCCCATCGTGAACTTCCACGAAGAGCCCCGGCGCCGCGCCATCCAGCTGTTCGACCTGGTGAGCCTGACGCCCGCGAAGGAGCTGACCGCGAAGCCGCTCGAGGGGCGCGACACCGCGAGCCGGATGCTTCAAGAGAACGTCGTGGCCTTCTCGCCCGATGGGGCGCTGCTCGCCGGCACCGTCGAGCTGGGCGTGGTGCGCCTCTGGAGCATCCCCGAGGGGCGGCTGCTCCACACGCTGAAGGGCCCCGCGAACCCCGTCACCACGCTCGAGTTCACCCCCGACGGAGCCCTCCTCCTGACGGGCCTCGCCGAGGCCTCCCACCTCCTGGTGCATGACGTGAAGACGGGGGCGCTCGTGCACAACACGAAGGTGGCCCTGAAGCCCACGCCCACGTATGCCGTGGCCACGGCGGCGCCTCGCCTCGCCGTGGGACGAAGCTCGGGAGAGCTCGCCCTCTTCGAGTTGCCCACGGGCACGTCCCGCTTCATCCAGGTCTCCAACGAGACCGTCGTCGCCGTGGCCATCTCCTCGGATGGCACCCGCGTGGCCGCGTCCGACATGGACTCGTGCGTTCACGTCTACGACGCCACCACGGGCGACGAGCTCTACCAGGTGCCCCACCCCGAGCTGCCCTACACGCTCGCCATCGAGGCCCCGTTCCTGGTCACCATGTCCGAGGACCACCACGTGCGCTTCTTTGACCTGGCCACCGGGGCGCCTCGCGCCGACGTGGAGGCCAGCACGGACCCGCAGGACGTCATCCGGCGGCGCTACTGGGAGGGGTTGGGAGACGGCCCGGTCGCCTTCCACCGTCGGATGGACCCCACGCCCTTCGCCCATTTCCAGGACGCGATGGAGGCCTGCTACATCCTCCGCGACGGCATCGCCGTGGGCCAGGGACGGACCCAGAAGGACTTCCTGTACGTCCTGCGGATTCACGAAGCCACGTCGAAGGCCTGA
- a CDS encoding discoidin domain-containing protein translates to MQRLSSRLGALMACALMGCGTPEATDGTTSPASQRAALDTLVNVTLNKPATASVSQDPFRPEYAVDGDITSDDSRWCPGIYNPTRLLDIDLQGTFDLVRMELYTGYRDIRPIKSYELFYDDGTGWRPLPGASQTNNTSIAVFTTFSQPVTAKKVRFSCTDTLADNCRVKELWVFGAPHEGQVNIPPVVNAGADRALTLPATSVSLTGSATDADGVVSSLLWTQVSGPVATLASTTTATLGVAGLSVGTSVFRLTATDDAGASSFDDVSVTVAPAPDVLTNVALNKPAVAGTASASYPAPLAVDGSLTTRWESTYAFMTHNYLDVDLQGLHEVSSAELHMSTSATSAFAMTAFELQAWDGGCWKTIPGTVVESHPVTTPLRTLTFTAPVHTDKVRVVCKDKPYCRLRELKLLGKPSTVTPTGPTTCAAGQQTVVRNLRYDYALFLPARYNDDRTTTWPVIISLHGVGGNTLTADHTAVLASPEGLAKQFNSASFRAAMKAIVISPNQRMPFVTNGDAWFNNASVLALLDDVKRDYRVDLDRVYLTGLSGGANTGFEMLLASTAEFAAFVPVAITHVYATNPNLCGLKTLPIWAFQGALDEPSRATDIKTQLDTACGAGPSAMRDVTVYPGAGHSGATWDTAYATLPLYDWLLQQRISQRP, encoded by the coding sequence TTGCAACGGCTCTCATCCCGACTCGGCGCGCTCATGGCCTGCGCGCTCATGGGCTGTGGTACCCCTGAAGCCACCGACGGCACGACGTCGCCCGCATCCCAGCGGGCGGCGCTGGACACGCTCGTCAACGTGACGCTGAACAAGCCCGCCACCGCCAGCGTCAGCCAGGACCCGTTCCGTCCGGAGTACGCGGTGGACGGCGACATCACCAGCGACGACTCGCGGTGGTGCCCCGGCATCTACAACCCGACGCGCCTGCTCGACATCGACCTCCAGGGGACGTTCGACCTGGTCCGGATGGAGCTCTATACCGGTTACCGGGACATCCGCCCCATCAAGAGCTACGAGCTGTTCTACGACGACGGGACGGGCTGGAGGCCGCTGCCCGGCGCCAGCCAGACGAACAACACCAGCATCGCGGTCTTCACCACCTTCTCCCAGCCAGTCACCGCGAAGAAGGTGCGCTTCTCCTGCACGGACACGCTGGCGGACAACTGCCGGGTGAAGGAGCTGTGGGTCTTCGGCGCGCCCCACGAGGGGCAGGTCAACATCCCACCCGTGGTCAACGCGGGAGCGGACCGCGCCCTCACCCTGCCCGCCACCAGCGTGAGCCTGACGGGCAGCGCCACCGACGCGGATGGCGTCGTGAGCTCGCTGCTCTGGACGCAGGTGAGCGGCCCCGTGGCGACGCTGGCAAGCACCACCACCGCCACCCTCGGCGTGGCGGGCCTCTCCGTGGGCACGTCCGTCTTCCGCCTCACCGCCACGGACGACGCGGGGGCGTCGAGCTTCGACGACGTGAGCGTGACGGTGGCGCCCGCGCCGGACGTCCTCACCAACGTGGCGCTCAACAAGCCCGCCGTCGCCGGCACCGCCTCCGCGTCCTATCCCGCGCCCCTCGCGGTGGACGGCTCGCTCACCACCCGGTGGGAGTCCACCTACGCCTTCATGACGCACAACTACCTGGACGTGGACCTCCAGGGCCTGCACGAGGTGAGCAGCGCGGAGCTGCACATGTCCACCTCCGCGACCTCGGCCTTCGCCATGACCGCCTTCGAGCTCCAGGCATGGGACGGCGGCTGCTGGAAGACCATCCCGGGCACCGTCGTGGAGAGCCATCCCGTCACCACCCCCCTGAGGACCCTCACCTTCACCGCGCCGGTCCACACCGACAAGGTCCGCGTGGTTTGCAAGGACAAGCCCTACTGCCGGCTGCGCGAGCTCAAGCTCCTGGGCAAGCCCAGCACCGTCACGCCCACCGGCCCCACCACCTGCGCCGCCGGCCAGCAGACCGTGGTCCGCAACCTCCGCTACGACTACGCGCTCTTCCTCCCCGCGCGGTACAACGACGACCGCACCACGACCTGGCCCGTCATCATCTCGTTGCATGGGGTGGGCGGCAACACGCTCACGGCCGACCACACCGCGGTGCTGGCCAGCCCCGAGGGCCTGGCCAAGCAGTTCAACTCCGCCAGCTTCCGCGCGGCGATGAAAGCCATCGTCATCTCCCCCAACCAGCGCATGCCGTTCGTCACCAACGGGGATGCCTGGTTCAACAACGCCTCGGTGCTCGCGCTGCTGGATGACGTCAAGCGCGACTACCGCGTCGACCTGGACCGCGTGTACCTCACCGGCCTGAGCGGCGGCGCCAACACCGGCTTCGAGATGCTCCTCGCCTCCACCGCGGAGTTCGCGGCCTTCGTCCCCGTCGCCATCACCCACGTCTACGCGACGAACCCCAACCTCTGCGGCCTGAAGACGCTACCCATCTGGGCCTTCCAGGGTGCCCTGGACGAGCCGTCGCGCGCCACGGACATCAAGACGCAGCTCGACACGGCGTGCGGCGCGGGCCCCAGCGCCATGCGTGACGTCACCGTCTATCCCGGCGCGGGCCACAGCGGCGCCACGTGGGACACCGCCTACGCCACCCTGCCGCTCTACGACTGGCTGCTCCAGCAGCGCATCAGCCAGCGCCCGTAG
- a CDS encoding carboxypeptidase regulatory-like domain-containing protein, protein MGRRPLTLLLLAGLLLAPLARAETGVVQGEVRVLVQKPDGSTHPKEDRSGVVVYITGYTEEPPAEVARMNQRNKTFFPAVLPIVVGQKVEFSNRDVVLHNVFSRSVARQFDAGKNRPGESYFETFTKTGIVDVYCDIHEQMVATVVVVPNRAFAVTDKDGRFELRGVKPGRHPLFAVHRRDAKSDIARAEVVVEAGGTTSATLELTEVHADAPHLDKRGRKYIPRGSGYTDKRGP, encoded by the coding sequence ATGGGCCGTCGCCCTCTGACACTCCTCCTCCTCGCGGGCCTGCTCCTGGCCCCCCTCGCGCGCGCCGAGACGGGCGTCGTCCAGGGCGAGGTGCGCGTCCTGGTCCAGAAGCCCGACGGCTCGACGCACCCGAAGGAAGACCGCTCCGGCGTGGTCGTCTACATCACCGGCTACACCGAGGAGCCACCCGCGGAGGTGGCTCGGATGAACCAGCGGAACAAGACGTTCTTCCCCGCCGTGCTGCCCATCGTCGTGGGGCAGAAGGTGGAGTTCTCCAACCGGGACGTCGTGCTGCACAACGTCTTCTCCCGCTCCGTGGCGCGGCAGTTCGACGCGGGCAAGAACCGGCCGGGGGAGAGCTACTTCGAGACCTTCACGAAGACAGGCATCGTGGACGTCTACTGCGACATCCACGAGCAGATGGTGGCCACGGTCGTCGTGGTCCCCAACCGCGCGTTCGCGGTGACGGACAAGGACGGGCGCTTCGAGCTGCGGGGCGTGAAGCCCGGGCGCCATCCCCTCTTCGCGGTGCACCGACGCGACGCGAAGAGCGACATCGCCCGCGCGGAGGTGGTCGTGGAGGCGGGAGGCACGACGAGCGCCACGCTGGAGCTCACGGAGGTACACGCCGACGCGCCCCACCTGGACAAGCGCGGCAGGAAGTACATCCCCCGCGGGAGCGGCTACACCGACAAGCGCGGCCCGTAG